One window of the Archaeoglobus sulfaticallidus PM70-1 genome contains the following:
- a CDS encoding SDH family Clp fold serine proteinase, with amino-acid sequence MVYDPTGSFFNLIWFLFLFYLILGPQIKHRQLVNTRKALMEKMSAKRKSNVITMIHRQESIGLFGIPFYRFINVEDSEQVLRAIRTTPKDQPIDLVIHTPGGLVLAASQIAKALKSHPAKTSVIVPHYAMSGGTLIALAADEIIMDPHAVLGPVDPQLMNYPAPSIVKAVSKKDPKDVEDKTLILADLAEKAINQVRSFVYELLRDKMGDEKAKEVAKILTEGKWTHDYPITVEVAKELGLNVRTDVPEEVYMLMELYPQPMMQRYPNVEFYPMPRKRGESETSLRF; translated from the coding sequence ATGGTTTACGACCCTACTGGATCTTTTTTCAACCTGATATGGTTTCTGTTTCTGTTCTATCTGATCCTAGGACCACAGATAAAACATAGACAATTGGTGAACACGAGAAAAGCTCTGATGGAAAAAATGAGTGCAAAAAGGAAATCCAATGTCATTACGATGATACACAGGCAGGAGAGCATAGGACTCTTTGGAATACCGTTCTACAGGTTCATAAATGTTGAAGACTCCGAGCAGGTTCTGAGGGCGATAAGGACAACACCAAAGGATCAACCGATCGACCTCGTCATCCATACCCCTGGTGGGCTTGTGCTTGCAGCATCTCAGATCGCTAAGGCCCTCAAGAGTCATCCCGCCAAGACGAGTGTTATAGTCCCGCACTATGCTATGAGTGGTGGGACGCTCATAGCTCTGGCAGCGGATGAGATAATAATGGATCCTCACGCAGTTTTGGGCCCGGTAGATCCGCAATTGATGAACTATCCCGCTCCATCCATAGTCAAAGCAGTTTCAAAAAAGGATCCAAAGGATGTTGAGGATAAAACGCTTATTCTTGCAGATCTGGCTGAGAAAGCAATCAATCAGGTTCGGAGTTTCGTTTATGAGTTGCTGAGAGACAAGATGGGTGATGAGAAAGCAAAGGAAGTTGCAAAGATACTCACGGAAGGGAAATGGACACACGATTATCCAATAACTGTTGAGGTTGCGAAGGAACTTGGTCTTAATGTCAGAACGGATGTGCCGGAAGAGGTTTACATGCTGATGGAGCTGTATCCACAACCGATGATGCAGAGATATCCGAATGTTGAGTTCTATCCGATGCCAAGGAAAAGAGGAGAGAGTGAAACAAGTCTACGATTTTAA
- a CDS encoding PAS domain S-box protein, which produces MMPPMELGGKFKEIFEVIPDPVYILDLNGNILEVNSAAEKTTGYSEEELLEMNVRQLLSDYDPKKVDERLKQVMEDGYAVVELKRERKDGTCYYAEVHARLIDYESKKAIFCVERDITKRKELEDRLKLYREIFTNSNDGIAIIDADGNYVEQNQAHRELLGYSDDELKGKTPAIHMGEEQFSKIYEEISKKGWYRGEIKCYRKDGSPIYVELSAFALKDDKGDVICYVGIKRDITQRKKLEEELRKNEEKYRLIVENSRDIIVTVDENGIRTYVSPSVESVLGYKPEDLVGKPVFEQVHPDDLDAVRAEFFRAVETKRPGKIVHRYRRKDGKWIWLESKGSPMFINDSFVGGVIIARDVTERIELEMKLRESEAKYRETAELLQRMIDVAPAAIIGWDLNFRVNLWNKTAEKMFEWKAEEVMGRDLIELMISESERERVREVIEEVMKTGESKINVNENIAKNGRKLMVEWYNFAIKDAEGKTVGAASIGVDLTERIEMERKIRESEEKFRKIFENSPYSIAILDKDGVFVEANPATIKSIGKDPVGKSLFELFPKEVAERRMELLTKVLDEDRLVTTEDVRDGRYFSVSLVPVDLPDGKYCLILAKEITDLVRLNRLLNAIYNINKLIVHEKDKQKLLERASEELASLEDYSIATLCLVKDGAIIPVAVSVGGDEILDNLLRKHRECEIIKKAIESKSITIRDGGICVGCGLTGIKSVISIPMVVDGEVKGVITLYLTTSREISDDELELLGTMAEDLAFAIKAIELDEMKRKAYRQIEQNIEQFAILVDHIRNPLAAIILLAELEIKDRKLSELIIQQAERIEDIIKRLDKGWLESEKVREFLRKYG; this is translated from the coding sequence ATGATGCCACCTATGGAACTCGGTGGAAAATTCAAAGAGATTTTTGAGGTAATTCCTGATCCTGTGTATATCTTGGATTTAAACGGGAATATTCTTGAGGTAAACAGTGCTGCAGAGAAAACAACGGGATACAGTGAGGAGGAGTTGTTAGAAATGAATGTTAGGCAATTGCTTTCAGATTACGATCCCAAAAAAGTTGATGAGAGACTCAAACAGGTTATGGAGGATGGATATGCTGTAGTCGAATTAAAAAGAGAGAGGAAAGATGGTACCTGTTACTATGCTGAAGTTCATGCAAGATTGATCGATTATGAGAGTAAAAAGGCAATATTCTGTGTTGAGAGAGACATAACGAAGAGGAAGGAGCTTGAGGATAGGCTAAAGCTTTACAGGGAGATCTTTACCAATTCAAATGATGGTATTGCAATCATCGATGCTGATGGTAACTATGTAGAGCAGAATCAGGCACATAGAGAACTGTTGGGGTATTCTGATGATGAGCTGAAAGGGAAAACTCCGGCAATCCACATGGGTGAGGAACAGTTCTCAAAAATCTATGAGGAGATTTCTAAAAAAGGGTGGTATCGTGGTGAAATAAAATGCTACAGAAAGGATGGATCCCCCATCTATGTTGAACTCTCAGCTTTCGCGTTGAAAGATGATAAGGGCGATGTTATTTGTTATGTCGGGATTAAAAGGGATATAACGCAAAGAAAGAAGCTGGAAGAGGAGCTGAGAAAAAATGAGGAGAAATATCGCCTGATTGTTGAAAACTCGAGGGATATCATAGTGACTGTTGATGAGAATGGAATAAGAACATATGTAAGTCCGTCTGTTGAAAGTGTGCTGGGTTACAAGCCGGAGGATCTGGTAGGGAAGCCGGTTTTTGAGCAAGTTCATCCCGATGATCTCGATGCTGTTAGAGCCGAATTTTTCAGGGCTGTGGAAACAAAAAGACCGGGTAAGATAGTTCACAGGTACAGGAGGAAGGATGGAAAATGGATATGGCTTGAGTCAAAAGGTTCACCAATGTTTATCAATGACAGCTTTGTTGGGGGCGTGATAATTGCAAGAGATGTAACGGAAAGAATTGAACTTGAAATGAAACTCAGGGAGAGTGAGGCTAAATACAGAGAAACTGCTGAGCTGTTGCAGAGGATGATAGATGTTGCACCGGCAGCAATTATTGGCTGGGATTTGAATTTTAGGGTTAATCTGTGGAATAAAACAGCAGAAAAAATGTTTGAATGGAAGGCTGAGGAAGTGATGGGAAGGGACTTGATTGAGTTGATGATATCTGAAAGTGAGAGGGAAAGGGTCAGAGAAGTCATCGAAGAAGTCATGAAAACAGGAGAATCGAAGATAAATGTGAACGAAAATATCGCAAAAAATGGCAGGAAATTGATGGTTGAGTGGTACAATTTTGCTATAAAGGATGCTGAAGGCAAGACAGTCGGAGCAGCATCTATTGGTGTTGATCTGACAGAGAGAATTGAAATGGAGAGAAAGATTAGGGAATCTGAGGAGAAATTCAGGAAGATTTTTGAAAACTCGCCGTATAGTATTGCAATATTGGACAAAGATGGTGTGTTCGTTGAAGCAAACCCAGCAACAATTAAAAGTATTGGTAAAGACCCGGTGGGTAAAAGTCTTTTTGAACTCTTTCCTAAGGAAGTTGCAGAAAGGAGGATGGAGCTGTTAACCAAGGTGTTAGATGAGGATAGGCTAGTAACAACAGAAGATGTGAGGGATGGTAGATATTTCTCGGTTAGTTTAGTTCCAGTTGATCTTCCAGATGGAAAATATTGCCTGATTTTGGCGAAAGAAATTACTGATCTGGTGAGGCTGAATAGATTGCTCAATGCAATATACAACATCAATAAACTCATTGTCCACGAGAAAGACAAACAGAAACTGCTTGAGAGGGCAAGTGAAGAGCTGGCTTCACTGGAGGATTACTCCATTGCAACGCTCTGTCTGGTAAAGGATGGAGCGATCATACCGGTGGCAGTTTCTGTGGGTGGTGATGAGATACTGGATAACCTGTTGAGAAAACACAGAGAGTGCGAAATAATAAAGAAAGCTATTGAAAGTAAATCAATTACCATCAGGGATGGAGGGATATGTGTTGGATGTGGACTAACTGGGATCAAAAGCGTAATATCGATACCGATGGTTGTTGATGGTGAGGTTAAGGGCGTAATCACACTTTATTTAACAACCAGTAGGGAGATAAGTGATGATGAACTGGAGTTGCTCGGAACAATGGCTGAAGACTTGGCTTTTGCGATAAAGGCAATTGAATTGGATGAAATGAAAAGAAAGGCATATCGGCAAATAGAACAGAACATAGAACAATTTGCAATACTGGTTGATCACATAAGGAACCCGTTAGCAGCTATAATCTTGTTAGCAGAACTTGAAATAAAGGACAGAAAACTATCTGAGTTGATAATCCAGCAGGCTGAGAGGATAGAAGACATCATCAAAAGACTTGACAAGGGCTGGCTGGAGTCGGAAAAGGTCAGGGAATTTTTGAGGAAATATGGCTGA
- a CDS encoding DsrE family protein: MSKLKVVFHLDFDDTPTFELSLANITNFLNDVGAETVDIALLANGFAVKLFVKASAMKFREKLEELHKQGVKFYVCNNALNVHNISKEDIFELCEVVPAGITKLVELQREGYAYIKP; encoded by the coding sequence ATGAGCAAGCTAAAGGTAGTATTTCATTTGGATTTTGATGACACACCGACATTTGAGCTTTCCTTGGCAAACATAACAAACTTCCTCAATGATGTTGGGGCTGAGACTGTAGATATTGCACTCCTTGCTAACGGGTTTGCTGTAAAGCTTTTTGTTAAAGCATCGGCAATGAAGTTCAGGGAGAAGCTTGAAGAATTACATAAACAGGGTGTGAAATTTTATGTATGCAACAATGCTTTAAATGTTCACAACATCAGCAAGGAAGATATTTTCGAGTTATGTGAGGTTGTGCCAGCCGGAATAACAAAGCTCGTAGAGCTTCAGAGAGAAGGTTATGCTTATATCAAACCTTGA
- a CDS encoding TatD family hydrolase — MDNLVDSHTHAYMLPKKDLELMGLAKIVDVVLCSFVPLAKHIETLIDHFEELYSIHCKRLEEFGINAHIFVGIHPRCTPPEWKKLLPVIENYIESSKAVGIGEVGLDSMSKTEEEVLSEQLKIAREYDVPVIVHIPMVERIKAVEKVISIAKSIEMDFGKLVIDHTSSDTIDYVNDSNAVPGLSVKPPLLDPAKIVENIDKYCGGVLNSDCATLTDTDPLAVPKTVKYLEIKGIEKSIIEKLASLNTRKVFRIK, encoded by the coding sequence ATGGACAATCTTGTGGATTCCCACACCCATGCATACATGCTTCCAAAGAAAGACCTGGAGCTCATGGGTTTAGCAAAGATAGTAGATGTGGTTCTATGCAGCTTTGTCCCGTTGGCAAAACACATTGAAACGCTAATAGACCACTTTGAGGAGCTCTATTCAATTCACTGTAAGAGGCTTGAAGAGTTTGGAATAAATGCACACATTTTCGTGGGAATACACCCGAGATGCACCCCTCCCGAATGGAAAAAACTACTTCCAGTAATAGAGAATTACATAGAATCAAGTAAAGCCGTGGGTATAGGAGAGGTAGGTTTGGACAGTATGAGTAAAACAGAAGAGGAGGTTTTATCAGAGCAACTTAAGATAGCCAGAGAATACGATGTTCCAGTAATAGTTCATATTCCCATGGTGGAGAGAATAAAAGCTGTTGAAAAAGTAATTTCAATTGCAAAAAGCATTGAAATGGACTTTGGAAAGCTTGTAATTGACCACACCAGTAGCGATACAATAGACTATGTAAATGACAGTAATGCTGTGCCTGGCCTGTCGGTTAAGCCGCCATTGCTAGATCCGGCAAAAATCGTCGAGAACATTGACAAGTATTGTGGTGGTGTTTTGAACAGTGATTGCGCAACTCTAACAGATACAGATCCGCTGGCAGTGCCAAAAACTGTTAAGTACCTCGAAATAAAAGGAATAGAAAAATCAATTATTGAAAAACTTGCATCTCTCAACACCCGCAAGGTATTTAGAATAAAATAG
- a CDS encoding DUF2250 domain-containing protein, with protein sequence MTVEEEIINLSELQKKVILHFLTFGPDTPKLMSRRLLGVKTHVDLQILEKDCLKLCEKGLIKKIAGKKVPKRVPTSSIKPHIKIRAKSKEIRRHGQYFELTHRGKQVGKIIKKEYSQ encoded by the coding sequence ATGACTGTTGAGGAAGAAATAATAAATCTAAGTGAGCTACAAAAGAAGGTCATTTTACATTTTCTAACATTTGGACCAGATACTCCTAAACTGATGAGCAGAAGACTTTTAGGAGTGAAAACACATGTGGATTTGCAAATCCTAGAAAAGGATTGCTTAAAACTCTGTGAGAAAGGGCTTATTAAAAAGATTGCTGGAAAGAAAGTACCAAAACGAGTTCCCACATCTAGTATAAAGCCCCATATTAAAATACGAGCAAAGTCAAAAGAAATTAGAAGGCACGGGCAGTATTTTGAACTAACGCACAGAGGGAAGCAAGTTGGAAAGATTATCAAAAAAGAATACTCGCAGTAA
- the sucC gene encoding ADP-forming succinate--CoA ligase subunit beta, which produces MKLYEYQAKEFFSKHGIKIPKSKLATDVNEVEEIAKELGKVVLKSQVLVGGRGKAGGILKAQDVSEAVEKAKELFGKDIKGFRVEKILVEEMLDIEREMYVGITLDRANKGIVIILSSVGGMDIEEIAIKHPDKISKKVVSPVWGLRDYQIRELLYESGMPKEYFKEVSSIIKKLYEIFVKYEAELTEINPLVVTRSGEILAADGRLNIDDNALYRQKEMAERRELAGSKLEIEAEEKGINYVKLDGNIGVIANGAGMSMSTMDLIYLEGGKPANFLDIGGGASAELVETSINLITSDPSVRVVFINIFGGITRCDVVAEGLIKAFNKIKIDIPVVLRLAGTNEEEGKEMIAEFMKSSDVKLYMVDTMEEGAKKAVELSGGV; this is translated from the coding sequence ATGAAACTTTATGAATATCAGGCTAAGGAGTTTTTTTCGAAGCATGGTATAAAAATACCAAAATCAAAGCTTGCCACAGATGTCAATGAGGTTGAGGAAATCGCCAAGGAGCTTGGAAAGGTTGTTTTGAAATCGCAGGTTCTTGTTGGCGGGAGGGGGAAGGCCGGAGGAATCCTTAAAGCACAGGATGTGAGTGAGGCTGTTGAGAAGGCAAAAGAGCTTTTTGGAAAGGACATCAAGGGTTTCAGGGTTGAAAAGATACTAGTTGAAGAGATGCTCGATATCGAGAGGGAAATGTATGTCGGGATAACCCTAGACAGAGCCAATAAAGGCATCGTTATCATCCTGAGTTCCGTAGGTGGAATGGACATCGAGGAGATAGCGATAAAACATCCAGACAAGATCAGCAAGAAGGTGGTAAGCCCAGTATGGGGGCTGAGGGACTACCAGATAAGAGAACTGCTTTACGAGTCCGGAATGCCAAAAGAGTACTTCAAAGAAGTCTCATCGATAATCAAAAAGCTATACGAGATATTTGTAAAGTACGAGGCTGAACTCACGGAAATCAATCCGCTTGTCGTGACCAGATCGGGAGAGATTCTCGCTGCGGATGGGAGGCTGAACATAGACGATAACGCACTCTACAGACAGAAGGAGATGGCTGAGAGGAGAGAGCTTGCGGGCTCAAAGCTTGAAATCGAGGCTGAAGAGAAGGGAATCAACTATGTAAAGCTGGATGGGAATATAGGTGTTATAGCAAATGGCGCAGGAATGTCGATGTCAACAATGGATCTGATATACCTTGAAGGCGGTAAGCCAGCAAACTTTCTGGATATAGGAGGGGGGGCTTCCGCAGAGCTTGTTGAGACTTCAATAAACCTCATCACCAGCGATCCGAGTGTCAGGGTCGTATTCATCAACATTTTCGGTGGGATAACGAGGTGTGATGTCGTTGCTGAGGGACTCATAAAGGCATTCAACAAGATAAAAATCGATATTCCAGTTGTTTTGAGGCTTGCAGGAACCAACGAGGAGGAAGGCAAGGAAATGATAGCAGAATTCATGAAAAGCAGTGATGTGAAGCTCTACATGGTAGACACAATGGAAGAGGGTGCTAAAAAGGCTGTAGAACTTTCAGGAGGTGTTTGA
- the sucD gene encoding succinate--CoA ligase subunit alpha, whose amino-acid sequence MAIIIDENTKAIVQGITGYQGSFHAKRMLDYGTNIVGGVTPGKGGMEVHGIPVFNTVKEAVEETSANASVIFVPPAFASDAVFEAVDSGIEVVVCITEGIPVHDELKLYWKVREKNAVLIGPNCPGIISPGKSHLGIMPYEIFKEGSVGIVSRSGTLTYQIAYNLTNFGIGQSTVVGIGGDRIIGSDFIDILKKFEKDDQTEIVVLVGEIGGADEENAAEFIASEMSKPVVGYIAGITAPPGKRMGHAGAIIEGGKGTAESKIKALEKAGVRVGRTPFEVAEIVRDLYKK is encoded by the coding sequence ATGGCGATAATAATTGATGAAAATACGAAGGCTATTGTTCAGGGGATTACGGGCTATCAGGGTTCATTCCATGCGAAAAGGATGCTTGATTATGGTACAAACATCGTGGGTGGTGTTACTCCCGGCAAGGGAGGTATGGAGGTTCATGGTATACCAGTGTTCAACACGGTGAAGGAGGCTGTTGAGGAGACCTCAGCAAACGCATCAGTTATCTTCGTGCCACCTGCATTCGCGAGTGATGCTGTTTTCGAGGCGGTGGATTCGGGAATAGAAGTTGTCGTATGCATAACCGAGGGGATTCCCGTTCACGATGAGCTGAAGCTTTACTGGAAGGTTAGAGAGAAGAACGCTGTTCTCATAGGCCCGAACTGCCCGGGAATCATAAGTCCCGGAAAATCACATCTGGGCATAATGCCCTACGAGATATTCAAGGAAGGTAGCGTTGGAATCGTTTCAAGGAGCGGTACTCTGACATACCAGATCGCCTACAACCTGACGAACTTCGGGATAGGGCAGTCAACCGTTGTAGGGATAGGCGGAGACAGGATCATAGGTTCTGACTTCATAGACATACTGAAAAAGTTCGAGAAGGATGATCAGACAGAGATTGTCGTTCTCGTTGGTGAGATTGGAGGGGCTGATGAGGAGAATGCCGCCGAGTTCATAGCGAGTGAGATGAGCAAGCCGGTAGTTGGATACATCGCCGGGATTACAGCCCCGCCGGGAAAAAGAATGGGTCACGCTGGAGCCATAATCGAGGGTGGAAAGGGTACTGCAGAATCAAAGATAAAAGCCCTCGAGAAGGCTGGAGTTAGGGTTGGTAGGACTCCGTTCGAGGTTGCTGAAATCGTTAGAGATTTGTATAAAAAGTAG
- a CDS encoding succinate dehydrogenase/fumarate reductase flavoprotein subunit — translation MRIRNDIVIVGAGLAGMRAAIAAAEVSKQLSIAIVSKTYPIRCHSVCAEGGTAAVMREGDSFDLHAWDTVKGADFLADQDAVEFFVKEMPREILLLDNWGCPWSRTEDGKIAQRPFGGHSFNRTVFAADRTGFHEVHTLYERMLSYPNITRFDEYFMTNLVIENNEVKGITAIELKSSELVLFEAKAVIIATGGAGRLFGFTTYSHTVTGDGLAVAYRAGVPLKDMEFFQFHPTGLIPSGILMTEACRGEGGYLLNSKGERFMERYAPERMELAPRDVVARSMWTEILEGRGLKSPYGDYIALDLTHLGEEKINERLPLIRDAAIKFAGVDPVEEPIPVKPVAHYTMGGIHTNMYCETPVRGLYAAGEAGCVSIHGANRLGSNSTAECLVFGRVAGERAAEYALSKSYYPSVDSLEEEEKRIYSLFREGDESVYQIKTELNKTMDENLWIFRDEQGIMNAIKKIKELKERYKNVGVSDRGKSFNTDLTYAIEVGYMLDLAEVVAIGALNRKESRGAHFRTDYPKRDDENWLKHTLAYYTPEGPKFEYIPVTITKWEPVERKY, via the coding sequence ATGAGGATCAGAAACGATATCGTTATAGTTGGTGCCGGTCTCGCCGGGATGAGGGCTGCAATTGCAGCAGCCGAGGTTTCGAAACAGCTGTCAATAGCCATAGTCTCCAAAACATATCCGATAAGATGCCACAGCGTATGTGCTGAGGGTGGAACCGCTGCTGTTATGCGTGAAGGGGATAGCTTCGACCTTCACGCATGGGACACAGTAAAGGGTGCTGACTTTTTAGCCGACCAGGATGCTGTTGAGTTTTTTGTAAAGGAGATGCCGAGAGAAATCCTCCTGCTCGACAACTGGGGGTGCCCATGGAGCAGGACTGAAGATGGAAAGATAGCCCAGAGACCGTTTGGTGGGCACTCATTCAACAGAACAGTGTTCGCTGCTGACAGGACAGGTTTTCATGAGGTTCACACTCTCTACGAGAGAATGCTCAGCTATCCGAACATAACGAGGTTCGATGAGTACTTCATGACCAACCTCGTGATTGAAAATAATGAGGTCAAAGGCATAACGGCCATAGAGTTAAAGAGCAGTGAACTCGTTCTTTTCGAGGCTAAAGCTGTGATTATCGCAACAGGAGGGGCTGGAAGGCTCTTCGGATTCACAACATACAGCCATACTGTAACAGGGGATGGATTAGCTGTTGCCTACAGGGCAGGAGTTCCGCTGAAGGACATGGAATTCTTCCAGTTCCATCCCACTGGCCTTATACCATCCGGAATTTTGATGACCGAAGCCTGTAGAGGTGAGGGAGGTTATCTCCTCAACAGCAAGGGCGAGAGGTTCATGGAGAGGTATGCTCCAGAGAGAATGGAACTCGCACCAAGAGATGTTGTTGCCAGATCGATGTGGACCGAGATTCTTGAGGGAAGGGGGCTTAAAAGCCCGTATGGTGATTATATCGCTCTCGATCTGACACATCTTGGAGAGGAAAAAATAAACGAAAGGCTTCCGCTGATAAGGGATGCTGCCATCAAATTTGCCGGAGTAGATCCCGTTGAGGAGCCGATACCTGTTAAGCCCGTAGCCCACTACACGATGGGCGGAATACACACGAATATGTACTGTGAAACCCCTGTGAGGGGTCTGTACGCTGCCGGAGAGGCTGGCTGTGTGAGCATACACGGAGCAAACAGGCTGGGATCAAACTCTACTGCCGAATGCCTAGTTTTCGGTAGAGTTGCTGGAGAAAGAGCTGCGGAGTACGCACTGAGCAAGAGCTACTATCCATCAGTGGATTCTCTGGAGGAAGAGGAGAAGAGAATCTATTCGCTGTTCAGAGAAGGAGATGAGTCTGTCTATCAGATAAAGACCGAACTCAACAAAACTATGGATGAGAACCTCTGGATTTTCAGGGATGAGCAGGGAATCATGAATGCAATAAAGAAGATTAAGGAACTCAAGGAAAGATACAAGAACGTTGGCGTCAGCGATAGAGGTAAGAGCTTCAACACAGATCTGACATACGCGATAGAGGTTGGTTACATGCTTGATCTCGCAGAAGTCGTTGCCATAGGGGCTCTGAACAGAAAGGAGTCGAGGGGGGCACACTTCAGAACTGACTATCCGAAGAGGGATGACGAGAACTGGCTGAAGCATACCCTCGCATACTACACTCCTGAAGGACCGAAGTTCGAGTACATACCGGTAACGATAACCAAGTGGGAGCCCGTTGAGAGGAAATACTGA
- a CDS encoding succinate dehydrogenase/fumarate reductase iron-sulfur subunit — protein MDVIFRIKRFDGEKSSWAEYVVPAEKGMTVLEGLYYIKENYDGSLAFRASCRMGICGSCAMKIDGTPKLACETQILSLGKSKITIEPLDNFKVIKDLVADFDSFFRKHEAVKPYLIRKKEDYENPVELIQKPEELYEYYDYSLCIKCGACYSVCPASATREDYLGPAAMAAAYRFNTDSRDEGKDIRMDIVCSDCGVWRCHFNAECSEVCPKNINPAKAVQKLRFQTAIYSIKKLFKW, from the coding sequence GTGGATGTGATCTTCAGGATAAAGAGGTTTGATGGTGAAAAATCATCGTGGGCCGAGTATGTTGTTCCCGCTGAGAAAGGTATGACCGTCCTCGAGGGGCTCTATTACATCAAGGAGAATTATGATGGCAGCTTGGCATTCAGGGCTTCATGCAGAATGGGTATCTGCGGAAGCTGTGCCATGAAAATAGATGGCACTCCAAAGCTGGCATGCGAGACACAGATTCTCAGCCTCGGAAAATCCAAGATCACGATCGAGCCGCTTGACAACTTCAAGGTAATTAAGGACCTCGTGGCAGACTTCGACAGCTTCTTCAGGAAGCATGAGGCAGTTAAACCATATCTTATAAGAAAGAAAGAAGATTACGAGAATCCGGTTGAACTGATCCAGAAACCAGAGGAGTTATACGAGTACTACGATTACTCGCTCTGCATAAAATGCGGTGCGTGCTACTCAGTATGTCCAGCATCAGCTACACGAGAAGACTATCTTGGCCCAGCAGCCATGGCTGCTGCTTATAGGTTCAACACAGACAGCAGGGATGAGGGAAAGGATATCAGAATGGATATCGTCTGCTCTGATTGTGGGGTGTGGAGGTGTCACTTCAACGCAGAGTGCAGCGAGGTATGCCCGAAGAACATCAACCCGGCCAAGGCTGTTCAGAAGCTGAGGTTTCAGACCGCAATATACTCCATCAAGAAGTTGTTTAAGTGGTAA
- a CDS encoding succinate dehydrogenase subunit C: MSWLKWFEIRGKSLFSISYSFHRLTGVVLAIYLLMHLGYLTSIRLGKEVYDIFISTTVTPTFLAFDLLLVLAGVYHGINGVRLIIHEFALGYELRKSLLYLTYILVLIVWLYASYVMYRLVVGV, translated from the coding sequence ATGAGCTGGCTAAAATGGTTTGAAATAAGAGGAAAAAGCCTGTTCAGTATTTCCTACTCATTCCATAGGTTGACCGGAGTTGTGCTTGCGATATATCTCCTGATGCATCTCGGCTACCTGACATCGATAAGGCTGGGAAAGGAAGTTTATGATATATTCATCTCAACCACCGTCACACCAACATTCCTTGCTTTTGATTTACTGCTTGTTCTCGCTGGAGTATACCACGGAATTAACGGAGTCAGATTGATAATCCACGAGTTCGCTCTGGGCTATGAGCTCAGAAAGTCTTTGCTCTATCTGACATACATTCTCGTTTTAATAGTGTGGCTCTACGCATCATATGTTATGTACAGGCTTGTTGTGGGGGTGTGA
- a CDS encoding succinate dehydrogenase subunit D: MSKQMDNMHTKSVLEPLGWLLQLITGILLVILVTFHFIETHMISHDALDFEKVVERLSSGGYKAFYALLLLTVSFHAYNGIRAIILDTEFGRENRKAVNIAMAIVIIGAFVYGLQLLIAF, encoded by the coding sequence GTGAGCAAACAGATGGATAACATGCACACGAAAAGCGTTCTCGAACCGCTCGGATGGCTTCTGCAGCTAATAACAGGAATACTGCTTGTCATCCTGGTCACATTCCATTTCATAGAGACACACATGATCTCTCATGATGCCTTGGATTTTGAGAAGGTTGTGGAGAGGCTGAGTAGTGGAGGATACAAGGCATTCTATGCATTGCTTTTGCTAACAGTATCCTTCCACGCATACAATGGAATCAGGGCAATAATTCTGGATACTGAGTTCGGAAGAGAGAATAGGAAGGCAGTGAACATTGCAATGGCAATCGTCATAATCGGAGCTTTCGTTTACGGGCTTCAGCTTTTGATTGCCTTTTAG